Proteins encoded together in one Prevotella scopos JCM 17725 window:
- a CDS encoding clostripain-related cysteine peptidase, producing MKKIVFFLQLTIFVLFASCSGEDPDPIPEPTPSTGEVEQTIFVYMPWSGVTNDGVVRNNLYNFFNGNLDDIKQAVEQQGGLGNKQLIVFISDSISKGYLYKIKYKNRKCINDTLAVYNNTLSGLRLNTSGWITSILKRVKQEAPAKNYSLIVGCHGMGWIPGKPSTRLTRSVASPIERDIETDLVGPPMRWFGGGDYQTDISTFTKGIEDSGIGKFQYILFDDCNMTGIEVAYELRNVTNHIIGSPTEIMAYGMPYKLLWGELSKVNPDYHRICNDFINFYSNYTYKGSSYPYGTISVIDCSQVENMVNLMKDVNRSASLSPFVESNLQSMDGYNPSKFYDMGDYVRTILHNDPLLLARFNQQLNLLVPEKGNTSSYYTTFNKDSFGHVVPIRTYSGITISDPSSNPEVRQSLNKNLYYKATH from the coding sequence ATGAAGAAAATTGTATTTTTCTTGCAACTGACAATCTTTGTGCTCTTTGCCTCTTGTAGTGGTGAAGACCCAGACCCAATTCCTGAGCCAACACCTTCAACGGGAGAGGTTGAGCAGACTATCTTTGTTTATATGCCTTGGTCAGGTGTAACAAATGACGGAGTAGTTAGAAATAATCTCTATAATTTCTTTAATGGTAATCTCGATGATATTAAACAAGCAGTGGAGCAACAAGGAGGCTTGGGGAATAAGCAGCTGATTGTGTTCATTTCAGATTCGATATCAAAAGGTTATCTATATAAAATTAAGTATAAGAACAGGAAGTGTATAAACGATACCCTTGCTGTCTATAACAATACATTGTCAGGTTTGCGCTTAAATACGTCAGGATGGATAACAAGCATTTTGAAGCGTGTTAAGCAGGAAGCTCCAGCTAAGAACTACTCATTGATTGTGGGATGTCATGGTATGGGTTGGATTCCTGGTAAGCCGAGTACACGTCTTACCCGTTCTGTCGCTTCTCCTATTGAACGTGATATAGAGACAGATTTGGTGGGTCCTCCAATGCGTTGGTTTGGTGGTGGAGATTATCAAACTGATATCTCGACCTTCACTAAAGGTATTGAAGATTCTGGTATCGGTAAGTTCCAGTACATTCTCTTTGACGATTGTAATATGACAGGTATTGAAGTTGCTTATGAACTTCGTAATGTAACAAACCATATTATTGGTAGTCCAACAGAGATTATGGCTTATGGTATGCCTTATAAGCTCTTGTGGGGGGAACTGTCAAAGGTGAATCCAGATTATCATAGAATCTGTAATGACTTCATCAACTTTTATAGTAATTACACTTATAAAGGCTCTTCTTATCCTTATGGTACAATCAGTGTAATTGATTGTTCGCAGGTTGAAAATATGGTGAATTTGATGAAGGATGTTAATAGGTCTGCTTCGCTCTCTCCATTTGTTGAAAGTAACCTTCAAAGTATGGATGGTTATAATCCTTCAAAGTTCTATGATATGGGCGATTATGTACGTACAATCTTACATAATGACCCACTTTTATTGGCAAGGTTCAACCAGCAGCTGAACCTTCTTGTACCTGAAAAGGGAAATACAAGTTCGTATTATACTACTTTTAATAAGGACAGTTTTGGACATGTAGTTCCCATTCGTACCTATTCGGGTATCACTATTTCTGATCCTTCAAGTAATCCTGAGGTTAGACAGTCATTAAACAAGAATCTGTATTATAAGGCTACCCATTAG
- the tyrS gene encoding tyrosine--tRNA ligase, whose protein sequence is MKNFVEELRWRGMLAQIMPGTEELLQKEMVSAYLGTDPTADSLHIGHLCGIMMLRHLQRCGHKPYLLVGGATGMIGDPSGKSQERNLLDAETLYHNQEAIKKQVSKFLDFDGNEPNKAEMVNNYDWMKDFTFLDFARLVGKHITVNYMMAKDSVKKRLNGEARDGLSFTEFTYQLLQGYDFLYQYEKYGVKLQLGGNDQWGNMTTGTELIRRTLGSEAEAYCLTCPLITKADGKKFGKTESGNIWLDRNRTTPYAFYQFWLNVSDDDAEKYIKIFTSLEKDVIDSLIEEHRQDPGRRLLQYRLAEEVTRMVHSQEDLDMAIAASNILFGKSTKENLLQLDEQTFTDVFKDVPHYEVSKDVLGQPAVDVFNQEGMQIFPSKSEMRKLVKGGGVALNKEKLAAFDQPVTVDDLIDGKYLLVQKGKKNYSLIIVK, encoded by the coding sequence ATGAAGAACTTTGTAGAAGAACTCCGTTGGCGTGGTATGTTGGCACAGATAATGCCAGGTACTGAGGAATTGCTTCAGAAAGAGATGGTTTCAGCTTACTTGGGTACTGACCCAACAGCTGACTCACTGCACATCGGACACCTCTGTGGTATCATGATGTTGCGTCATTTGCAGCGTTGCGGACATAAGCCTTATCTCCTCGTTGGTGGCGCTACAGGTATGATTGGTGACCCTTCTGGCAAGAGTCAGGAACGTAATCTCCTTGATGCTGAAACGCTCTATCATAACCAGGAGGCTATCAAGAAGCAGGTAAGTAAGTTCCTTGACTTTGATGGCAATGAGCCTAACAAGGCGGAGATGGTTAACAACTATGACTGGATGAAGGACTTCACCTTCCTCGACTTTGCTCGTTTGGTTGGTAAGCACATCACCGTCAACTATATGATGGCCAAGGATAGCGTGAAGAAGCGTTTGAATGGTGAGGCTCGCGATGGGCTTAGCTTTACGGAGTTTACCTATCAGCTTCTGCAGGGTTACGACTTCCTCTATCAATATGAGAAGTATGGTGTAAAGTTGCAATTGGGTGGTAATGATCAATGGGGTAACATGACTACTGGTACCGAACTTATTCGTCGTACGCTTGGTAGTGAGGCAGAGGCATACTGTCTTACTTGTCCATTGATAACTAAGGCTGATGGTAAGAAGTTTGGTAAGACTGAAAGTGGTAATATTTGGCTTGATCGCAACCGAACAACACCATACGCCTTCTATCAGTTCTGGTTGAATGTTAGTGATGATGATGCCGAGAAATATATCAAAATCTTCACCTCTTTGGAGAAGGATGTCATTGATAGTCTTATTGAAGAACATCGTCAAGACCCAGGTCGTCGTCTGCTCCAGTATCGTCTTGCTGAAGAAGTTACGCGTATGGTTCATTCACAGGAAGACCTCGATATGGCTATTGCAGCCTCTAACATCCTCTTCGGTAAGAGTACAAAGGAGAACTTGTTGCAGTTAGACGAGCAGACTTTCACTGACGTTTTCAAGGATGTACCACACTATGAGGTGTCAAAAGATGTACTTGGTCAGCCTGCTGTTGATGTTTTCAATCAGGAAGGAATGCAGATCTTCCCAAGTAAGAGTGAGATGCGTAAACTCGTTAAGGGCGGTGGTGTAGCACTTAACAAGGAGAAGCTTGCAGCTTTTGACCAGCCTGTAACAGTCGATGACCTTATCGATGGTAAGTATCTCCTCGTTCAGAAGGGTAAGAAAAACTATTCTTTGATCATCGTAAAGTAA
- the yidD gene encoding membrane protein insertion efficiency factor YidD encodes MEEKGRNKLVSNEQHSQNVFAKLWRLFTRGLSWLLILPILFYRQFISPFTPPSCRFTPTCSEYGRQAILKHGPFKGLALTIWRILRCNPWGGSGYDPVP; translated from the coding sequence ATGGAAGAGAAGGGGAGAAACAAACTTGTGTCAAATGAGCAACATTCTCAAAATGTTTTTGCTAAATTGTGGCGACTTTTCACTCGTGGTTTATCGTGGTTGTTGATACTCCCGATACTCTTTTATCGCCAGTTTATCTCACCTTTTACGCCACCCTCATGTCGCTTTACCCCTACCTGCTCGGAGTATGGTAGGCAAGCAATCCTGAAGCATGGTCCGTTTAAGGGACTTGCACTTACAATTTGGCGTATATTAAGATGTAATCCGTGGGGTGGAAGTGGTTATGACCCTGTACCCTAA
- the rnpA gene encoding ribonuclease P protein component — translation MGKHEERFSKRERLCSKKLIDTLFGPGRSHAMTAFPLKVVYRLVDNVTETTASAGAVTETNVQVLISVPKKHFKRAVKRNRVKRQVREAYRKHKSYVTLRVKELTDKQLLIAFIWLSNELTDSVTVDQRVYNLLQRIGERI, via the coding sequence ATGGGAAAGCATGAAGAAAGATTCAGCAAGAGAGAACGTCTATGTAGTAAGAAACTCATAGATACGCTCTTTGGACCTGGTAGAAGTCATGCGATGACAGCATTCCCTTTGAAGGTTGTTTATAGACTGGTTGATAACGTTACTGAGACTACTGCATCGGCAGGAGCCGTTACGGAGACGAATGTACAGGTGTTAATCAGTGTTCCAAAAAAGCATTTCAAACGTGCTGTGAAGCGCAATAGGGTGAAACGGCAGGTGCGTGAGGCTTATCGAAAACACAAGAGTTATGTGACTCTTCGTGTGAAAGAGTTAACAGATAAGCAGTTACTGATAGCTTTTATATGGCTTTCAAATGAATTGACAGACTCTGTTACTGTTGATCAGCGGGTTTATAACCTGCTTCAAAGAATAGGAGAACGGATATGA
- a CDS encoding uroporphyrinogen-III synthase has protein sequence MIKKILVSQPKPSSEKSPYYDIAEDLGVELVFRPFFKVEGLSAKEFRQQKINLLDYTAVVFTSRHAVDNYFNLAKEMRITIPEDMKYFCVIETIALYIQKYVQYRKRKVFFGNTGKIDSLIPTMTKHKTEKYLVPQSSVHTDALTKLLDANKLKHKECVMYRTVSNGLTEEEVKNFDYDMLVFFSPTGVKALKENIPNFEQGDIKIAAFGPATAKEIEAQGLRLDLQAPSQEYPSMTGALRAFLEKEKNK, from the coding sequence ATGATAAAAAAGATCTTGGTTTCACAGCCAAAGCCGTCAAGCGAAAAGTCGCCTTATTACGACATCGCAGAAGACTTAGGGGTGGAGCTGGTTTTCAGACCTTTCTTTAAAGTGGAAGGACTCTCAGCGAAAGAGTTCCGTCAGCAGAAGATAAACTTGTTGGATTATACAGCTGTGGTATTTACTTCTCGTCATGCTGTAGATAATTATTTTAATCTCGCTAAAGAAATGCGTATCACTATCCCAGAGGATATGAAGTATTTCTGTGTGATTGAAACGATTGCACTCTATATCCAGAAGTATGTACAGTACCGCAAACGTAAGGTGTTCTTTGGTAATACGGGAAAAATAGATAGTCTTATCCCTACAATGACAAAGCATAAGACAGAGAAGTACCTTGTTCCGCAAAGTTCTGTTCATACGGATGCACTGACAAAGCTGTTGGATGCTAATAAGCTCAAGCATAAGGAATGTGTGATGTATCGCACAGTGAGCAATGGACTGACTGAGGAAGAGGTTAAGAACTTTGATTATGATATGCTTGTCTTCTTCAGCCCAACAGGTGTGAAGGCTTTGAAGGAGAATATCCCTAACTTCGAACAAGGTGATATCAAGATAGCAGCCTTTGGTCCTGCTACTGCGAAGGAAATTGAGGCACAAGGTTTAAGACTTGACTTGCAAGCTCCGTCTCAGGAATACCCTTCTATGACAGGTGCTTTGCGTGCTTTCTTGGAGAAAGAGAAAAATAAATAA
- a CDS encoding DUF4271 domain-containing protein, protein MPTTDSIVRPSLLLKSTLAAGKKTSVNSVAKAGQKTDSSILLRPKKQKKFQLTDFKFAEEGYFKGNKFFKLERGNNYADGVSGVLAPYAVSNDNVIAAMLLGCFVMAMVAFSLSRNFIERQVKSFFHVSRSKESMVEADGELRFQTILVAQTSLLFSILYYFFVHELRTGKLSSGSQLGAIGCFFGVFIAYFLFKNLIYGFVNWVFFDRKNNGQWRRMQVFLSSLEGVLLFPIVLLQVYFSLSLQAAMIYTLFVILFIKMLAFYKSYTIFFKRMGASLQIILYFCALELMPLMVLWGVLFITDNYLIINF, encoded by the coding sequence ATGCCGACAACTGATTCTATTGTTCGCCCTTCTCTACTGCTAAAGTCAACATTGGCAGCAGGGAAGAAGACGAGTGTAAATTCTGTGGCAAAGGCGGGTCAGAAAACTGACTCGTCTATCTTGTTGCGCCCTAAAAAACAGAAGAAGTTTCAGCTGACGGACTTCAAATTTGCAGAAGAAGGCTACTTTAAAGGGAATAAGTTTTTCAAGTTAGAACGAGGAAACAATTATGCTGATGGAGTTTCGGGCGTTCTTGCTCCTTATGCTGTAAGCAATGATAATGTTATTGCAGCAATGCTCTTAGGTTGTTTTGTGATGGCGATGGTGGCGTTTTCTCTATCGAGAAACTTCATAGAACGGCAGGTAAAGAGTTTCTTTCATGTAAGTCGTAGCAAGGAGTCGATGGTTGAGGCAGATGGTGAGTTGCGTTTTCAAACAATCTTGGTTGCACAAACCTCTTTACTATTCAGTATTCTCTATTATTTCTTCGTGCATGAATTGAGAACCGGAAAGCTTTCTAGTGGGTCGCAACTTGGAGCGATAGGATGCTTTTTTGGTGTTTTTATTGCTTATTTCCTGTTTAAGAATCTCATCTATGGATTTGTAAATTGGGTGTTCTTTGATAGGAAAAATAATGGACAATGGCGGCGCATGCAGGTCTTCCTTTCTTCTCTTGAAGGGGTGCTTTTGTTCCCTATAGTACTCTTACAGGTTTATTTCTCTTTATCACTTCAAGCAGCAATGATTTATACACTATTTGTTATATTATTTATCAAAATGCTTGCTTTTTATAAGAGTTATACCATCTTTTTTAAGAGAATGGGTGCCAGTCTGCAAATAATTTTGTACTTTTGTGCGCTCGAATTGATGCCGCTGATGGTATTGTGGGGCGTTTTGTTCATAACAGATAACTATTTGATTATAAACTTTTAG
- the metK gene encoding methionine adenosyltransferase, with the protein MAYLFSSESVSEGHPDKVADQISDALLDQFLAYDEDARCAIETFNTTGQVVVMGEVRSKEYVDLQTIARRTINKIGYTKAEYQFDGNSCGVLTAIHEQSDDINRGVDNGDTENQGAGDQGMMFGYACNETDNYMPVTLDLAHLLMTTLADIRKEGKQMTYLRPDSKSQVTVEYSDDNIPQRIDTIVVSTQHDDFIKPADDSREAQLKADKEMVEQIHKDVLEILMPRVKAQITSEKVLALFNDNIKYLVNPTGKFVIGGPHGDTGLTGRKIIVDTYGGKGGHGGGAFSGKDSSKVDRSAAYATRYIAKNMVAAGVSDEILVQLAYAIGVAEPISVYVNTYGRSHVKATDGEIAEMVKKLFDLRPKAIEKTLKLRQPMYLETAAYGHMGRQNEVVKKTFESRYHETKTIDVELFTWEKLDRVEDIKKIFGL; encoded by the coding sequence ATGGCATATTTGTTTTCATCGGAATCAGTATCTGAGGGACACCCAGATAAGGTTGCCGATCAGATAAGCGACGCATTGCTCGACCAGTTCTTGGCATACGACGAGGATGCACGTTGCGCTATAGAAACCTTTAACACTACTGGACAGGTGGTGGTTATGGGTGAGGTAAGGTCTAAGGAATATGTTGACCTTCAGACAATTGCTCGTAGGACAATTAACAAAATCGGTTATACAAAGGCTGAGTATCAATTTGATGGTAATAGCTGTGGCGTGCTTACCGCTATTCATGAGCAGAGTGATGACATCAATCGTGGTGTTGATAATGGTGATACAGAGAACCAGGGAGCTGGTGATCAAGGTATGATGTTTGGTTATGCATGTAATGAGACAGACAATTATATGCCTGTGACACTTGACTTGGCTCACCTTCTTATGACCACTCTTGCTGATATTCGTAAGGAGGGTAAGCAGATGACTTATCTCCGTCCAGACTCAAAGAGTCAGGTGACAGTAGAGTACAGCGATGACAATATCCCACAACGAATTGACACTATCGTTGTTTCAACACAGCACGACGACTTTATCAAGCCTGCTGACGACTCACGTGAGGCACAGTTGAAGGCTGATAAGGAGATGGTAGAGCAGATTCATAAGGATGTACTTGAAATCCTTATGCCACGTGTAAAGGCACAGATAACATCGGAGAAAGTACTTGCCTTGTTCAACGACAATATCAAGTATCTTGTCAATCCAACGGGTAAGTTTGTGATTGGTGGTCCTCATGGTGATACAGGTTTGACTGGTCGTAAGATTATTGTTGATACTTACGGTGGTAAAGGCGGTCATGGTGGTGGTGCCTTCTCTGGTAAGGATTCAAGTAAGGTAGACCGTTCTGCAGCCTATGCTACACGCTATATCGCAAAGAATATGGTGGCAGCTGGTGTGAGTGATGAGATTCTCGTACAGTTGGCTTATGCCATTGGTGTTGCCGAGCCTATTAGTGTTTATGTGAATACCTATGGTCGTTCACACGTGAAGGCTACTGATGGTGAGATTGCAGAGATGGTGAAGAAACTGTTTGATCTTCGTCCAAAGGCTATTGAGAAGACACTGAAGCTTCGTCAGCCAATGTATCTGGAGACAGCTGCTTATGGTCACATGGGGCGTCAGAATGAGGTTGTTAAGAAAACCTTCGAAAGCCGTTATCATGAGACAAAGACGATTGATGTTGAACTCTTCACTTGGGAAAAGCTCGACAGAGTAGAGGATATTAAAAAGATATTCGGACTCTAA
- a CDS encoding heavy metal translocating P-type ATPase, giving the protein MNNYNKHLSHSHHNHGDMDHSKHEHGSTEEHGDYKDQHQEHHAGHDHSGHSGHDHSGHSGHDHHHHGNFKELFLKSLPLGIIIMLLSPIHGFKLPFQFTFPYYDIVVAILSTILIIYGGRPFYQGAVNEFKQKKPGMMALVSLGLSVSYLYSIYAVIITYVTGEHVMDFFFEFASLLLIMLLGHWIEMKAIGEAGDAQAALAKLVPKDAHVVLEDDSIETRPVADLKVGDLIRVQAGENVPADGTIERGESRLNEALLTGESKAVKKGPGDEVIGGSTNGEGVLYIKVNETGDQSFISQVQNLISQAQSQPSRAENIAQKVAGWLFYIAVIVALIAFVTWMVIEDVPTAVIFTITTLVIACPHALGLAIPLVTARSTSLGASRGLLVKDRQALEIAQDADVIILDKTGTLTTGEFKVLDVKLLNDKYTKEEIIALLAGIEGGSSHPIAQSIIRFAEQQGIRPASFDSIDVISGAGVEGKAGGHRYQLISQKAYGRNLDMDIPKGATLSVLVENDDAIGAVALGDELKPTSKELIKALKKNNIQPIMATGDNEKAAQGAAEVLGIEYRSNQSPQDKYELVKTLKDEGKKVIMVGDGVNDAPSLALADVGIAVGAGTQVALDSADVILTQSDPGDIASFIELAHKTTRKMKQNLFWGAGYNVIAIPLAAGILAPIGITLSPALGGILMSVSTVIVAINAMLLSLDPKNNG; this is encoded by the coding sequence ATGAACAATTACAACAAACATTTATCCCACAGTCACCATAATCATGGCGACATGGATCATTCAAAACATGAGCACGGAAGCACGGAAGAACATGGAGACTATAAGGATCAACATCAAGAACATCATGCTGGGCATGATCACAGCGGGCACAGTGGGCATGACCACAGCGGGCACAGTGGGCATGATCACCATCATCACGGAAACTTTAAGGAACTTTTCTTAAAGTCATTGCCACTAGGAATCATTATTATGCTCTTATCCCCTATACATGGATTTAAACTACCATTCCAGTTTACTTTTCCATATTATGATATTGTAGTAGCTATTTTATCTACTATATTAATTATTTATGGTGGACGTCCATTCTATCAAGGTGCAGTTAACGAATTTAAACAAAAAAAACCTGGAATGATGGCACTCGTTTCTTTAGGTTTAAGTGTTTCATATTTATACAGTATTTATGCTGTGATCATTACCTACGTAACGGGTGAACACGTGATGGACTTTTTCTTTGAATTTGCTTCATTACTATTAATCATGCTATTAGGTCACTGGATTGAGATGAAAGCTATTGGAGAAGCAGGAGACGCACAAGCAGCATTGGCTAAATTAGTGCCGAAAGATGCTCACGTTGTATTAGAAGACGATTCAATTGAAACACGACCAGTTGCTGACTTAAAGGTAGGTGATTTAATTCGAGTTCAAGCTGGAGAAAATGTGCCAGCAGATGGAACTATCGAGCGTGGCGAATCACGTTTAAATGAAGCTCTTCTAACTGGAGAATCAAAAGCAGTTAAAAAAGGTCCTGGCGATGAAGTAATCGGAGGCTCAACAAATGGAGAAGGGGTTCTTTATATTAAAGTGAATGAGACAGGTGATCAATCCTTTATATCTCAAGTTCAGAATTTAATCAGCCAAGCTCAAAGTCAGCCTTCCAGAGCAGAAAATATTGCTCAAAAGGTTGCAGGATGGCTCTTCTATATTGCTGTTATTGTCGCGCTAATTGCTTTTGTAACATGGATGGTTATAGAAGATGTGCCAACGGCAGTTATATTTACTATTACTACATTAGTTATTGCTTGTCCGCACGCATTGGGTCTGGCTATTCCATTGGTAACTGCCCGTAGCACAAGCTTAGGAGCTAGCCGTGGCTTACTAGTAAAAGACCGCCAAGCCTTAGAAATAGCTCAAGATGCAGATGTGATAATTTTAGATAAAACGGGTACTTTAACAACTGGTGAATTTAAAGTATTAGATGTAAAACTTCTTAATGACAAATATACAAAAGAGGAAATCATTGCCTTATTGGCAGGTATTGAAGGAGGATCTAGCCACCCAATTGCTCAATCAATTATAAGGTTCGCCGAGCAGCAAGGTATACGTCCAGCATCTTTTGATTCGATTGATGTGATTTCCGGTGCTGGAGTAGAGGGTAAAGCAGGTGGGCACCGTTACCAATTAATCAGTCAAAAAGCCTATGGACGTAATCTTGATATGGATATTCCAAAAGGAGCAACTCTTAGTGTCTTAGTAGAAAACGATGATGCCATTGGTGCTGTAGCTTTAGGGGACGAATTAAAACCAACGAGTAAAGAGTTAATTAAAGCTCTTAAAAAGAACAATATTCAACCAATTATGGCAACAGGTGATAATGAAAAAGCGGCTCAAGGCGCGGCAGAAGTTTTAGGGATTGAATATAGATCAAATCAATCTCCACAAGACAAATATGAGTTAGTTAAAACACTTAAAGATGAAGGAAAGAAAGTTATCATGGTAGGTGATGGTGTAAATGATGCTCCTTCTCTTGCCTTAGCAGATGTTGGTATAGCTGTAGGTGCTGGAACTCAAGTTGCATTGGATTCAGCTGATGTCATATTGACTCAATCCGATCCAGGAGATATTGCATCATTCATTGAATTAGCACACAAAACAACTCGTAAAATGAAACAAAACCTATTTTGGGGAGCTGGTTATAACGTTATAGCTATCCCTCTAGCTGCAGGAATTTTGGCTCCTATTGGTATCACATTAAGCCCTGCATTAGGAGGAATCCTAATGTCTGTGTCAACAGTCATCGTCGCCATTAATGCTATGTTATTAAGTTTAGATCCAAAAAATAACGGTTAA
- a CDS encoding IS256 family transposase, variant Zn-binding type, whose product MCFYCGSKSTIKRGHLNGSQRWYCKCCKRSFVGHNRLTNTIVNNRYSKGNLTVKDLSEEYGVSTRTIYRKLTKSYKEELPNLLVRPVVVLMDATYWGRNFGVVIMKDSLSGDVLWFKFINRHERLEDYKEGISYLESLGYTIQGLVCDGFKGLRQAFPNYKFQLCQFHQVMTIKTKLTSRPKLEASKELLELSKMLCHTDKESFIGALKEWYTKWEDFLKERTTTEDGKSHYTHKALRSAFLSLKRNMSSLWTYYDYPELKMPNTNNAIESLNADLKTKLNLHKGISMERRKIFIQDFIKSHSPKK is encoded by the coding sequence ATCTGCTTTTATTGTGGCTCAAAATCGACTATAAAACGTGGTCATCTTAATGGTAGTCAACGCTGGTATTGTAAGTGCTGTAAGAGGAGCTTTGTTGGACATAATCGCCTTACCAATACCATTGTCAATAATCGTTATTCCAAGGGTAATCTAACAGTCAAAGATCTATCAGAGGAGTACGGAGTTTCAACCAGGACAATTTATAGAAAACTCACCAAATCTTATAAAGAAGAACTTCCCAACCTTCTTGTTCGCCCTGTAGTGGTTTTAATGGATGCCACCTATTGGGGACGTAATTTTGGTGTCGTTATCATGAAGGATTCATTGTCTGGTGATGTACTTTGGTTTAAGTTTATCAATAGGCATGAACGTCTTGAAGACTATAAGGAGGGCATAAGCTACTTGGAGTCACTTGGGTATACCATTCAAGGGCTTGTATGCGATGGTTTTAAGGGACTTAGGCAAGCTTTTCCCAATTATAAATTCCAATTATGCCAGTTCCATCAAGTAATGACTATAAAGACAAAACTAACTTCAAGACCCAAGCTTGAGGCTTCAAAAGAACTGCTTGAATTATCCAAGATGTTATGTCATACGGACAAGGAGTCCTTTATTGGGGCTTTAAAGGAATGGTACACCAAGTGGGAGGATTTTCTTAAGGAACGGACAACAACAGAAGATGGAAAATCACATTATACTCATAAAGCTCTACGTAGTGCTTTTTTGAGCCTTAAAAGGAATATGTCGTCATTGTGGACATACTATGATTACCCTGAATTGAAGATGCCAAATACAAACAATGCCATTGAATCACTCAATGCAGATTTAAAGACAAAATTGAACCTACACAAGGGGATCAGTATGGAAAGAAGAAAGATCTTCATCCAAGACTTTATAAAGTCCCATTCTCCTAAGAAATAA
- a CDS encoding Fic family protein, with amino-acid sequence MYIHERDNWTDFRWDTSKVELLQEEIFRKQGLLYGRLASLGFDSKIHAMAENLTYDIVYSSEVEGIRLNVDQVRSSIARKLGIENVKHTAPSHYVDSVVNVMLEAVQHYDMILTKERLYAWQAAFFPSGYSEGSQIEIGQYRTNEEHIVSGMFGREKIHYIAPSPDCIEEEMQKFLRWFNKEEPVSSVIRSAIAHFWFVSIHPFEDGNGRLARILSDMLLARGEKSRFRFYNISSQINKDKKHYYDILERMQRGDGDVTEWLVWYMQKLVDALDEAGATITTILNKSFFWQKASAIPLTERQTQMLNLFLDGYEAKITSKTWATLAKCSKDTAIRDIQDLVDKNILVESIPGAKRPSYSIVYDKEDLTQFFTDVNITEENGVPYLHALFKTKKPICERVTKLDADRYQKGDLLLNDLLNKYCSYMVADNKE; translated from the coding sequence ATGTATATACACGAAAGAGACAATTGGACTGACTTCCGTTGGGACACTTCAAAGGTGGAACTACTCCAAGAAGAGATATTCCGTAAACAGGGTTTGCTTTACGGGAGATTGGCTTCATTGGGCTTTGACAGCAAAATACATGCTATGGCAGAGAACCTTACTTATGATATAGTGTATTCTTCAGAAGTTGAAGGCATCCGCCTCAATGTGGATCAGGTCCGTTCTTCCATAGCAAGAAAACTTGGGATTGAGAACGTAAAACATACTGCACCATCTCACTATGTTGACTCTGTTGTCAACGTAATGCTCGAAGCAGTACAGCATTATGATATGATTCTCACAAAAGAAAGATTATATGCTTGGCAAGCTGCATTCTTCCCTTCTGGCTACAGTGAAGGTAGTCAGATAGAAATTGGACAGTATCGAACGAACGAGGAGCATATAGTCAGTGGAATGTTTGGACGCGAGAAAATTCACTATATTGCTCCTTCTCCAGACTGTATTGAAGAAGAAATGCAAAAGTTCCTCAGATGGTTTAATAAAGAAGAACCTGTAAGTAGTGTCATACGTTCTGCCATTGCTCATTTCTGGTTTGTAAGCATTCATCCATTTGAGGATGGAAACGGACGATTAGCACGTATTCTTTCAGATATGCTCTTAGCACGTGGCGAGAAAAGTAGGTTCCGTTTCTACAATATTTCATCACAGATAAACAAGGATAAGAAGCACTACTACGACATTCTCGAACGAATGCAACGTGGAGATGGAGACGTTACGGAGTGGTTAGTGTGGTATATGCAGAAATTGGTGGATGCACTTGACGAAGCTGGTGCCACCATCACAACAATCTTAAACAAGAGTTTCTTCTGGCAGAAAGCATCGGCTATACCACTGACAGAACGACAAACACAAATGCTCAATCTATTTCTTGACGGCTATGAGGCAAAGATAACATCAAAGACATGGGCAACGTTAGCAAAATGTTCGAAGGACACTGCCATTCGTGACATCCAAGATCTTGTTGACAAGAATATCCTTGTAGAAAGTATACCTGGCGCAAAACGACCAAGCTATTCCATCGTTTATGACAAAGAAGATTTAACTCAATTCTTCACGGACGTGAACATAACAGAGGAAAATGGCGTACCATATCTTCATGCTTTATTTAAGACTAAGAAGCCTATATGCGAAAGAGTTACAAAGCTTGACGCTGATCGTTATCAGAAAGGTGATTTGTTATTGAATGATTTACTCAATAAATACTGTTCGTATATGGTTGCCGACAATAAAGAGTGA